TATCATATCATCTCTGTAACTTCACCAATATATATTGTCTAATTTCTTTCTCTCTGCACCATATTCTGCCGTTGATTCCTTATCTGTTAGAAAATTTTTGGGCCTCTTGACTCTGAATATTACTCATAACAGCTCCAGACATAAATTACCTTCCATCTGCTTGTTCCTTTTCCCCTACGAATACcagaatccacaattccttaattTTACACAATCCGAAAACTCCATCACAACTACCTGATCCCAATACATTCATTCGGATTTAAAATCCAATTTGTCAGAGAATAAGGGAACCCACCAGCAGGCAGCAGCTTTATTCCATTCCCATGTTAGAACTTGATTTGAACATTGAGACAAGAAGgactaaaataattcatttgatAAACTACAGACAATTAAGCCAAAACTAAATAACATAACCTCTTACGACCTGTAATTACTACCGTTAGATAAAGTAGTAGAGTGGATAATCGAAACATTATTCAATGCATATTtaaatttcaggtaaaaaagtacttttaagttttgaagtaaaaataattttaatcacaTTTGAAGTACTAAAAAGTATCAAGattcttgtttttttctctcttttttttatttgtttgatttatATTGAAGTCTGTGcccaacttttttaattttaatctaaacttACATTTATTCAAAACAGACACAGCTTCACCCATTCCGATACCTGAAAGGCATCAGACACGTTGGAATCCGTCAAACCCATGCACGCTCAAGTGAAAGAGATAAGCAAGCCACTTGTCCCTTTCTTCTGATTTTTGGTTTTGCAAATTAAATACTCACTTGTGTCTTAGTCAAAAACACCTTTCCTTCCCTTCACCCAAAAGAAGATCTCACTTTCACTGCTCATGTCCCCATCTTTCCCACTTCTCTGACCGCATTTTCCGTCGTCTCGACTAACTATGAtactacaaaatattaaaagccACTAACTTTATCAAATCTACACCAATGATTATTAATTGGAGCaccatatttttgtttgttcttgtttttctttaatcGACAAGCACTGAGCCAGGTTCCCGAGGAGAACATGATCAGAAAACCGATTATTTGGACAAGAATATAGAATTGGCGAAACCTAATTTTTCACTTCTATTGCACTGTTGTTTCAAAAGTGGTGTCTGTGGTACCATACTACATAAAAAAGATCcgattcttctttctttcactcTCTCAGAAAGAAGAGCTTTACaatatacatacataaatacacataaaattacTAAGGAAAAACGAGCCACCCTAGCCAAACAACTATTGTCACtttcacatgtttttttttctccttcttcctcccaAAAGCACCATCACAATGGGTCTGACGTAGTAACATTTTCCTTCGGTCCTTGAGACAATGAAACttgattatattatatctcAAAGGCACTTGTCATTCTTTAGAATTTTCAGATAGTTCAGGAGATATGTCGCTCACTGATCGTGGCAGCTGAGAAGTCTCGCATTCTGTATATATCAATCAAAACAACGAGTGAATAATAAATACTAATCAAGTAAAACTCTCCAACAACCAAGCTTTAAAGTAGGCCACTAAACcattcaaattaataataataataataatactaatactaataataataatcacaaaATATAGATACAGTTCCTTATTAAGTTCATGACCTTACCTATCGTTGTTctccaaataaaattaaaatttcattacaAGACAATCTATCTTTCTAAGTTTTAAATGGATCATTATGATGGAAActctaattttaatgaaaaaacatAAGTAAAAACATCTAAATTTGTATTGTAGTTagaatgaattattattattatcctaCACCTaataacttttcttttatctcacttccaatttttatttatttttttggatcaaCTAGAGTATCCATAGTTGAGAGTTAGAATGAAGGAATAAggattaatttcttaaaaactaaaatttatttaaaacagaCTTGTTTACTGAGtaattataaaaagtttaattactcatttgttttttataattttatcatttgtattttttagtctttataattttaaagtaattttttaaattcatatattttacattttaattctcttttaatcatatagtttgaaagtaattttttttaatccttataatttatattttaattttctttcagtctctgtcttatattttatattttaattttcttttagtctttatcatcaaaatatgaataatattatcaattacaattaattctaaaaatattgaCAAATAATTCGTAATAATTTATTGCAaggtaatttataataaaaataataattaataatttataactaatttataactaattatttttttaataaaaattaaaagataattaaaatataaattatagagactaaaataatcaatttcaaatgatatgaactaaaataaaattaaaatataaattataaaaactaaaaacatcccttctaaattatataaactaaaaaaatactttcaaattataaaaattaaaaatactaatcttACAAATATAAGCATCAAtcttatagaaattaaacttctaaacatatatttaaggacaagtattttttttttcaatcacccCGCAACATATTGATTCTAttcctctttaaaaaaaatccatcacatttattatttttctcctcgttttcttcttcttcttccattgaTTCTTGGagtgtaattttaatattttccaacaataataataaatggtcCCCACGAAGGGAAAAACAGAATAGTGTAGTAATAGTAGATTACCGGTAGAAGCATTGAAGGAGTTTTTGCAGTGTAAAATAGCACCCTGAATCCAATCATGTTGCTGCAAAAGTGAATCATCACGCCGTTTCGAAGACACCGACGGCGGTGCCGGAGCCGCCACCGCCGCCGAACGGCCCTTTCCTAAATGCTTGCGTAGAGCCGCAGGCAGAGCAACATTCCCCTGCTTCGGACCCTTCAAGTTGGCACTTTCAGAATCTTCTGCTACCGTCGGAATCTTCTCCGCCACCGTAGAAGCTTCAGCGGACTCAGGAGAACTCACGTCGACCTTCTCGGACCTTCTAGAAACCCTCACGTACAGAGGCTTCACCATTTTCAAATACTTTCGCATTAAGCGTTTCTCCTCGGAAGCAGAAGAAAGTGTCTCTGAGAGTGATGATTGTGATTCGTCTGTGTGGTGATTCTGAGAGGCTTTGGGTCTGGAGCTGTTATCTCTGGAGAACAAGGACACAATGGGATACTCTTCCGCCTTGAATTTGACGGTgaaaagttttttcttcttgagGTTTGGAGCGGCAGGGGCGTTGGGCTTGAGCTTCTTGAGGCCCAACATGAAGACGCGTAACTTGGTGGCGGATTTGAACAGCGAAGCAGTGAACTGAGGCTTGGAGTTATTAGGTTGGGAGTTGAAGATGAAATCATTGCTTGAAGTTGAAGGAGAAAGCGTTAACTTGAACTCTTTCTCTGAGGCTGAGTCACTGTTGTTATTATCATTAGTGTCGTCTTCTTCGGAATCGGGTACGGCAAGCTCTAAGTCGAAGAAAGGACCGTCGGCGTCCGTGTCGGCGTCGATGTCAGGGGAGGCCAGTGTGGCATCGGCACCAGCTTTCCAGCCTTCCATGGTTGGGAGAGCCAGAAAACAATACAAGACACACAAGGTTTTAAAAGACAACTTAGAGAAGGAGAATTTGTTGGCTATCCCTTTATTTTGTCCATTGCGCGGGTGACTCATGTGTGACAAGTCACATTAacatagtgtgtgtgtgtgtgagacacaattttataaatatttttatttaattccaaattttgGAAGCTATTCTCTCCTTAAATTGAAAGTTTGaccaaaacttatttttttaaaagtgaataaacttatattatttcatataaaatgAGAGATTCAATACATGACTATAATCAAATACTTGTTATCGAATGAAAGATATGTGTCCTTATTAAGCAATGAGCAATTCGATCCGATTAACTTTCTAAAATAAAGTGCAATCCCCAATTAAATGATCAAAAGtggtaattttatttaaaatttatgaaatggagacaattttttaattaatatctaaaGGTTTAATTcctctataatttttaaacttatctCTATCCATGAAGTTTACCTTCATGTGCAGTTAAAATCCTTTAATTAacggatttaaaaaaatttaacaagaatttttttttatgaattaaaatatagaaattaaatagataattaaatcTTATCTAAATAATAAGGATAAGTTACATAAATTTGTatgacttttaattattaaatcataaaaaattaatgactttGACTTTTTTAAAtggaattataaaaatcaaacaacttcagttttttttttgttttttttttcatatgaagTCGTAACATGTTTGACCACTTTAAagttattctaatttttagtattttaatttttttaaaattaatttttaacaattttaaagtCATTTTAATTTCTACCCGTTTTTGTTTTGACGCTTTTAGTATTTTTGttattgatattaaaaaataatattaaattttttaaaatattatttatttatgttaacttaaaatttatcaaatgatattaaattatttttaaatatttgtaattagtttttacatttatcattaattaaagtaataatttcctacaatattattaattaattttatttgataaaattattttaataataacaacataaaataatttactaatAAAAGTAGAAATAATATTAGCCGTCAACTTATTTGTATATATAGTTATTacgattttgtttttaattctacacaataagtattttttagacctataaaaaaatattaaataaaacaatataccaaaatatacaaaatattgaataaatcaCTATTCAGAAGtgtaaattaaaactaatttaaagggcgttccaaattaatttaaatattttaaaaaaattagcatgactttattaaacattttacgactttaaataaataattaaaaaaattagaacaactTTAAAGGGTTAACACATGTTGtggttttatttataaaaaaaaaaaaaaattaaagtcattcaatttttacaatttaaaaaaaaatcaaattcatcaattttttaggatttcataattaaaagtaataaaaaaaattaggatctATCTTTATTTAGATattagtttaaataaatttaaaatgaaattacccGTTTTAGTCCGGGGACGATCGCAATCTAGGGTTTTGGAAAGTTGCTAATTTAGCAGCACAACTTCTGAGGATGCAGGAGCTTCTGTGCTTGTGAATTTCTTTGATTCGAGAAGAGAACAATCACAATCTGTTTGAAAAATGATGTTGTGAATGTGCAATTCGGAAGCCGACGTTATGGCAGCTAGGAGAGACATAGGACTTGGAATACCGAGCTGGCAGTTCATCTTAGATTTGAGTCTCTGATGCAGTAGGTTACACCACAAGAAGAGCCATTGCAGCATCCAACTTACATgaagatttttaaaaacaaactgAATGGAGCTTTTCATAACTTAAATTATCTTCTGTTTAGTTAATTTATCagtttattttaagaattaatattaAACTAGTAgtttaaggaatttttttttatatgattaaaaagtataattagTATCTTAGTTTGTACTATACTTATAcatcataaatatttatttttgtataacttaaaatttatggtaaataaatattttcaatatataaattatattataattatttttcataataaataaatatatttacatgtataaattatattttagatttaaaaaataatttatattgtgatataaaattatttttaattatttgataatttattttaaaaaaatcaaaactcaatttaaaaacaaaagataatgaATCACAAGTCTCACAAAAACtcaacatttattattaattgagcTAAACTCATTCATTGAGTAAAAGTACAAAACTTTAAAtcgattgttatttttttaaaaggttgtttattctattttatagattattttatgctttttaatGAGTTAAAGGAGGTATATCTCTCTTGGAAATTTTtctatatgaaaataaaattattctattttttctcttttttaaaaaatcaaatagtgtataaaaaatgttatatttacattaattatatacataattaataaaaaaaaacagtatcgTTAGTTTAGATACAaatgaatcttgtttttgataaaaaataacaaaaaaatctttaagagacaaaatttaaactttgtcaattttataaaaagagacgaaaaatattttaatttttaataaatttggcattaattaattatcctaTCTGTTACTACAATTTACAAAAGTTGAAAAaggatattattaaatttatcatcCACACACCGATCACTTTCCTTCCTTTATTTTTAGGCTGCAGAGTGCTGAGTGCTGAGTGCTGACCTAGCTACCTACCTGCAAAGTAATGGGCCCTGTCTTCCATTGCTCAATTGCATTGTACTGTACTGTACAATGTGTCTGGCATGGCGCTGTCAAGCCCCCCAAAAAAATATACCTAAATTTTATGCGTGTTCCAGTTTTTAAAGTCCTTatattaaaatgttagattattaatttatacgGTCGATATTTTTATAGTGGAAAACTCTTTACATAAAATTCAGTGGCATGGATTATATTCTCTGAGTTCACATGTGAAGAAGACTTAAACTGCCCAGAGAAAATGGGGACCCTCCTCAGGGATGCAGGTCTGAAGAATAGCAGAGATGAGGAAAAGTGGAGCCAATGCATGTGCAGTGTGAGATGATCATAGCATGAGGATGAAGCCCCCATACCATTTATTAGTGCCCAAGTTCTAATCAAggaacaaaataaatatcatgtGCTATCATGCGAGACGCCCCATCTATTCTTGG
This genomic interval from Glycine max cultivar Williams 82 chromosome 5, Glycine_max_v4.0, whole genome shotgun sequence contains the following:
- the LOC100780466 gene encoding probable membrane-associated kinase regulator 2, whose product is MSHPRNGQNKGIANKFSFSKLSFKTLCVLYCFLALPTMEGWKAGADATLASPDIDADTDADGPFFDLELAVPDSEEDDTNDNNNSDSASEKEFKLTLSPSTSSNDFIFNSQPNNSKPQFTASLFKSATKLRVFMLGLKKLKPNAPAAPNLKKKKLFTVKFKAEEYPIVSLFSRDNSSRPKASQNHHTDESQSSLSETLSSASEEKRLMRKYLKMVKPLYVRVSRRSEKVDVSSPESAEASTVAEKIPTVAEDSESANLKGPKQGNVALPAALRKHLGKGRSAAVAAPAPPSVSSKRRDDSLLQQHDWIQGAILHCKNSFNASTECETSQLPRSVSDISPELSENSKE